The genomic stretch CGACGAAGAACTCTTCAATGCCTTTGCTCGCTCTTTTCCGGAAATACAGCGCGAGGGCAACGATTCCTAAGCAATAGACGACGAGAATGACCCAATCGAGTATCTGCATGAGAGACCCAGACCTTCAACCAAAGCAGCGTACAAGCAAAAACTGTCGCGGCCCGAATGCAGGCTCGTAGCGGAACCGCACATATTCGGAGCATATCGACCGGTGATTTCAACCGTCAACAAATCGCCGCCGTGGTGCTGAGAAACCGTTCAGTGGGCTGGACGCCGCAAAGGAACGTAATTTCCGGGACACATAATTAGATCATCGTGTTCAGACTGGATGGGAAGGTTGCGCTTGTAACTGGGGCCGCGTCAGGCTTGGGTCAGGCAATCGCTGTTGCCCTCGCACGGAGCGGTGCCGCTGTTGCCGTCACGGACAAAGATGCTGCGAAGCTCTCCGAAACCGAATCTCTTTTGAGCAGTACGGGTGCGCGTGTTGTTAAAGCGAAACTCGACGTCCGCGACTTGCAGGAAGTGAAAAGCGTTGTCAGCGCACTCGAGAGAACACTAGGGCGAATCGATATTCTCGTAAACAACGCTGGTATCAACCGTCCCGCGACAGGTCTTGCAGTCACTCCGGAACTCTGGGAAGAACATTTCAACACGAATGTCCGTGGCGGCTTCTTCGTTGCGCAAGCCGTCGCCCCCGGCATGATCGACAGAAAGTGGGGAAGGATCATTTTCATCTCCAGCCAATCCGGTGTAATCGGCATTCCCGGACAGCCGGTCTACTGCGCCACGAAGGGCGCGGTCATCCAGTTGGTGAGAACGCTGGGTCTGGAGTGGGCGAAGCACGGCATAACCGTGAATTCCATCGCGCCCACCTTCGTCGAGACCAACATGACTCGAGAACGCCTGAAGAATCCCGAGTTCCTCAATTTCGTGCTCGGCAAAATTCCCGCAGGCCAACTCGCAACTCCGGAGCACATTGGCGCTGCCGCGGTTTATCTTGCGAGCGAAGAAGCAGCAATGGTGAACTGCGAAACTCACCTTGTCGATGGTGGCTGGACGGCCTGGTAATCCTTCACTTCACAACCATCGTAGTGAATGGATGCACGTAAGCCATGAGCATGACCAGAATCCCGACCAGCGCCGCAAGAGCGATGGAGTGGAAGAAGACATAGCGGAGTATCGTTCCTTCGTGCCCGTACCACTCCGTGGCAGTACTCGCAACAACGATGCTTTGCGCGTCAATCATCTTTCCCATCACTCCGCCTGCACTATTTGCCGAAGCCATCAGCACAGGTGAGATGCCAAGTTGTCCGGCGGAAATTTTCTGCAATGATCCAAACAGGACGTTCGACGAAGTATCCGATCCTGTTAGAGCGACTCCCAGCCACCCCAGCAATGTTCCGAAGAACGGATACATCCATCCAGTGCGCGCGAAGGCCAGACCCATGGTCGCATCGAGCCCGCCATATCGACTGACGAATCCGATCGCCATCATGGCCGATATCGTGATGAGGGAATACCTGAGTTTCACGAGCGTGCGGATGTACAAACGAACGATGTCTCTCAATCGCAATCGCATCACGAAACCTGAGATCACGGCTGCGATCAGGATTCCGGTTCCCGTTGCTGAGAGCCAGTTCAACGAGAAGACGGCAGCCTCTTTCGTTGGTGTCAAAACGACAGGCGGCATTCGCTCCACTACGTTATGCAGTCCAGTCACCGGAAAGATGGGCGCGGAAACGCGATCCAATGCTCTTTTCACCTGGGGCATGCCCCACACGAAGACCAACACGCTCAGGACAATCCACGGCATCCATGCGCGCATCAACTCCTGTCTTGCGTATCCGTGATGCGCTCGTGCCACCGCTGTTTGACCCTCGTTATTGAAACGCCAAATCCGCTTCGGGTGCCAAACCCTGAGAAAGGCCATCAATGCGATCATCGATACCACGGAAGAAATGACGTTCACCAACCATGGACCGTGATAGTTCGAGACAACAAACTGCGGAATGGCAAAGGATACTCCCGCAACCAGAATTGCAGGCCAGATCTCGATCGTTGCCGCCGCACCACAGAAAGCCCAGATCAACCAAAATGGTACGAGGACTGAAAAGAAGGTGAGAATCGTCCCGACTTGCGCACTCAAAACCATCTCGCTGAAACCGGTCACC from Terriglobales bacterium encodes the following:
- a CDS encoding SDR family oxidoreductase → MFRLDGKVALVTGAASGLGQAIAVALARSGAAVAVTDKDAAKLSETESLLSSTGARVVKAKLDVRDLQEVKSVVSALERTLGRIDILVNNAGINRPATGLAVTPELWEEHFNTNVRGGFFVAQAVAPGMIDRKWGRIIFISSQSGVIGIPGQPVYCATKGAVIQLVRTLGLEWAKHGITVNSIAPTFVETNMTRERLKNPEFLNFVLGKIPAGQLATPEHIGAAAVYLASEEAAMVNCETHLVDGGWTAW
- a CDS encoding L-lactate permease, giving the protein MTTTGSELRDSPPTVSRRLRIVIPIVLFLTFLVAAVAVFLLPAQPGSWQQAYDPLGHWWLSTFAAAIPIIVLLGLLALNIVKAHWAAIFGLTAVLLVACAGFHMPARAAAATAIYGAGYGLMPIGWIVINVLFLYTLTVETGLFKVLQGSMTGITQDRRLQLLLIAFSFGAFFEGAAGFGTPVAVTAAILIGLGFRPLQASGLSLIANTAPVAFGALGTPILALKLVTGFSEMVLSAQVGTILTFFSVLVPFWLIWAFCGAAATIEIWPAILVAGVSFAIPQFVVSNYHGPWLVNVISSVVSMIALMAFLRVWHPKRIWRFNNEGQTAVARAHHGYARQELMRAWMPWIVLSVLVFVWGMPQVKRALDRVSAPIFPVTGLHNVVERMPPVVLTPTKEAAVFSLNWLSATGTGILIAAVISGFVMRLRLRDIVRLYIRTLVKLRYSLITISAMMAIGFVSRYGGLDATMGLAFARTGWMYPFFGTLLGWLGVALTGSDTSSNVLFGSLQKISAGQLGISPVLMASANSAGGVMGKMIDAQSIVVASTATEWYGHEGTILRYVFFHSIALAALVGILVMLMAYVHPFTTMVVK